From the genome of Colias croceus chromosome 9, ilColCroc2.1, one region includes:
- the LOC123694160 gene encoding ethanolamine-phosphate cytidylyltransferase isoform X2: MSDSNEKKQVRVWCDGCYDMVHFGHANSLRQAKALGDVLIVGVHTDEEISKHKGPPVFTQEERYKMVRAIKWVDQVVEGAPYVTTLETLDKYQCDFCVHGDDITVTAEGIDTYHLVKSAGKYREVSRTAGVSTTDLVGRMLLLTREHFKGDKEYTVALDHSSNLGTDSTARSPYTGCSQFLPTTQKIIQFSSGLSPKPTDRVVYVAGAFDLFHVGHLDILEAAHSQGDFLIVGLHTDLEVNRYKGSNYPIMNLHERVLSVLACKYVHEVVIGAPYSVTADLMDHFNVDVVCHGATPISFDADKSDPYEVPKERGCFKILNSGNTMTTEDIVQRIIRHRLEFEERNTKKEKKEMAAMKAIDKKPTQNGDCKTTKSVVV; this comes from the exons atGAGTGATTCTAATGAAAAAAAGCAAGTACGTGTTTGGTGTGATGGGTG CTATGACATGGTCCACTTTGGACATGCAAATTCATTGAGACAGGCGAAAGCATTAGGTGATGTGTTGATAGTGGGTGTTCACACAGATGAAGAGATTTCAAAACATAAAGGGCCACCAGTGTTCACTCAAGAGGAGAGATACAAAATGGTGCGAGCCATAAAATGGGTGGATCAGGTGGTCGAAGGTGCACCTTATGTCACAACTCTTGAAACATTGGATAAATATCAGTGTGACTTCTGTGTACATGGAG ATGACATCACAGTAACAGCAGAAGGAATTGATACATATCATTTAGTCAAAAGTGCTGgtaaatatag AGAAGTGTCTAGAACAGCTGGAGTATCTACAACAGATCTTGTTGGAAGGATGCTATTACTTACCAGAGAGCATTTCAa AGGTGACAAAGAGTACACTGTAGCTCTGGACCATTCGTCAAACCTCGGCACAGATTCCACCGCGCGATCTCCGTATACAGGCTGTTCACAATTCTTGCCGACCACACAGAAGATTATACAGTTTAGCAGTGGATTGTCGCCGAAGCCTACTGACAgg GTGGTATACGTAGCGGGTGCGTTCGATCTTTTCCACGTCGGCCATCTTGACATTTTGGAAGCCGCACACTCACAAGGAGACTTTTTGATAGTCGGTCTTCATACGGACCTAGAAGTGAATAGATACAAAGGGTCCAACTACCCCATAATGAATCTACATGAACGCGTGCTATCTGTACTCGCGTGCAAG tacGTCCACGAGGTGGTGATAGGCGCGCCGTACAGCGTGACCGCGGACCTGATGGACCACTTCAACGTGGACGTGGTGTGTCACGGCGCTACACCGATATCGTTCGACGCGGACAAGTCCGACCCGTACGAGGTGCCCAAGGAGAGGGGCTGTTTTAAG ATTTTAAATTCTGGCAACACAATGACAACAGAGGACATAGTGCAGAGGATAATACGTCATCGACTTGAATTTGAAGAAAGAAACACGAAGAAGGAAAAGAAGGAAATGGCCGCTATGAAAGCCATAGACAAAAAGCCAACTCAAAACGGGGATTGTAAGACAACGAAATCTGTagtagtataa
- the LOC123694160 gene encoding ethanolamine-phosphate cytidylyltransferase isoform X1, producing the protein MSDSNEKKQVRVWCDGCYDMVHFGHANSLRQAKALGDVLIVGVHTDEEISKHKGPPVFTQEERYKMVRAIKWVDQVVEGAPYVTTLETLDKYQCDFCVHGDDITVTAEGIDTYHLVKSAGKYREVSRTAGVSTTDLVGRMLLLTREHFKRGDKEYTVALDHSSNLGTDSTARSPYTGCSQFLPTTQKIIQFSSGLSPKPTDRVVYVAGAFDLFHVGHLDILEAAHSQGDFLIVGLHTDLEVNRYKGSNYPIMNLHERVLSVLACKYVHEVVIGAPYSVTADLMDHFNVDVVCHGATPISFDADKSDPYEVPKERGCFKILNSGNTMTTEDIVQRIIRHRLEFEERNTKKEKKEMAAMKAIDKKPTQNGDCKTTKSVVV; encoded by the exons atGAGTGATTCTAATGAAAAAAAGCAAGTACGTGTTTGGTGTGATGGGTG CTATGACATGGTCCACTTTGGACATGCAAATTCATTGAGACAGGCGAAAGCATTAGGTGATGTGTTGATAGTGGGTGTTCACACAGATGAAGAGATTTCAAAACATAAAGGGCCACCAGTGTTCACTCAAGAGGAGAGATACAAAATGGTGCGAGCCATAAAATGGGTGGATCAGGTGGTCGAAGGTGCACCTTATGTCACAACTCTTGAAACATTGGATAAATATCAGTGTGACTTCTGTGTACATGGAG ATGACATCACAGTAACAGCAGAAGGAATTGATACATATCATTTAGTCAAAAGTGCTGgtaaatatag AGAAGTGTCTAGAACAGCTGGAGTATCTACAACAGATCTTGTTGGAAGGATGCTATTACTTACCAGAGAGCATTTCAa GAGAGGTGACAAAGAGTACACTGTAGCTCTGGACCATTCGTCAAACCTCGGCACAGATTCCACCGCGCGATCTCCGTATACAGGCTGTTCACAATTCTTGCCGACCACACAGAAGATTATACAGTTTAGCAGTGGATTGTCGCCGAAGCCTACTGACAgg GTGGTATACGTAGCGGGTGCGTTCGATCTTTTCCACGTCGGCCATCTTGACATTTTGGAAGCCGCACACTCACAAGGAGACTTTTTGATAGTCGGTCTTCATACGGACCTAGAAGTGAATAGATACAAAGGGTCCAACTACCCCATAATGAATCTACATGAACGCGTGCTATCTGTACTCGCGTGCAAG tacGTCCACGAGGTGGTGATAGGCGCGCCGTACAGCGTGACCGCGGACCTGATGGACCACTTCAACGTGGACGTGGTGTGTCACGGCGCTACACCGATATCGTTCGACGCGGACAAGTCCGACCCGTACGAGGTGCCCAAGGAGAGGGGCTGTTTTAAG ATTTTAAATTCTGGCAACACAATGACAACAGAGGACATAGTGCAGAGGATAATACGTCATCGACTTGAATTTGAAGAAAGAAACACGAAGAAGGAAAAGAAGGAAATGGCCGCTATGAAAGCCATAGACAAAAAGCCAACTCAAAACGGGGATTGTAAGACAACGAAATCTGTagtagtataa